The following proteins are encoded in a genomic region of Methanobrevibacter gottschalkii DSM 11977:
- a CDS encoding ABC transporter ATP-binding protein yields MININNVSFSYNDDINLENINLNIKKGEVILLCGESGCGKTTLTRFLNGLIPNFFDGNRKGSVYMNGNLIDEMKIYEISEYIGSVFQNPKTQFFNVDTTSELVFGCENLAIDKDEIERRLEMVVNDFDLEHLLNKNIFELSGGEKQKIACASVSAVFPDILVLDEPSSNLDSQSTWYLGEIIKKWKSQGKTVIIAEHKLFFLENVVDKVIFIKNGRITNIWPISEFKNISHKDWGLRQLNLGNLTAKCGEYYSNAQEFLEFKNFKFKYKKIPVLDMGNFKVPKNEIIAIIGKNGAGKSTFANCLCGLKRSFNGELIFNNNSLKRKDRLKKSYMVMQDVNHQLFTESVLDEVLLSMDEEDIDFAESILTNLNLIHLKDAHPMVLSGGEKQRVAIASAIASKKEILIFDEPTSGLDLNNMMKVSENLKYLQSLGMTSFIITHDFELIMEACSHIIHLEDGKLIGNYKINGEKLSEFFLN; encoded by the coding sequence TTGATAAATATTAATAATGTTTCATTTTCATATAATGATGATATTAATTTGGAAAATATTAATTTAAACATTAAAAAAGGTGAAGTTATTTTACTTTGTGGCGAATCTGGCTGCGGAAAAACAACACTGACTCGTTTTTTAAATGGACTTATTCCAAATTTTTTTGATGGAAATAGAAAGGGTTCAGTATATATGAATGGCAATCTGATTGATGAGATGAAGATATATGAAATATCGGAATATATAGGATCGGTTTTCCAAAATCCTAAAACACAATTTTTCAATGTGGATACAACTTCTGAACTGGTTTTTGGATGTGAAAATTTAGCTATTGATAAAGATGAAATTGAAAGAAGATTGGAAATGGTTGTCAATGATTTTGATTTGGAACATTTATTAAATAAGAATATTTTCGAATTGTCCGGTGGTGAAAAACAAAAAATAGCATGTGCATCTGTTTCTGCGGTTTTTCCGGATATATTGGTTTTGGATGAACCATCTTCCAATTTGGATTCTCAATCAACTTGGTATCTGGGAGAAATAATTAAAAAATGGAAATCACAAGGAAAGACGGTTATTATCGCTGAACATAAATTATTCTTTTTAGAAAATGTTGTTGATAAAGTAATTTTCATAAAAAACGGTAGAATTACTAATATTTGGCCAATTTCAGAATTTAAAAATATTTCTCATAAAGATTGGGGTTTACGGCAATTGAATTTAGGGAATTTAACTGCAAAATGTGGTGAATATTATTCCAATGCTCAAGAATTTTTAGAATTTAAAAATTTTAAATTTAAATATAAAAAAATCCCTGTGTTGGATATGGGTAATTTTAAAGTACCTAAAAATGAGATAATTGCTATTATTGGAAAGAATGGTGCTGGAAAATCTACCTTTGCGAATTGTTTGTGCGGTCTTAAAAGATCATTCAACGGTGAACTTATTTTTAATAATAATTCTCTAAAAAGAAAAGATAGATTGAAAAAGAGTTATATGGTTATGCAGGATGTTAATCATCAATTATTCACTGAAAGTGTTCTTGATGAAGTATTGTTGAGTATGGATGAAGAAGATATTGATTTTGCTGAATCTATTTTGACTAATTTGAATTTAATTCATCTAAAGGATGCTCATCCAATGGTTTTATCTGGCGGTGAGAAACAAAGAGTTGCTATTGCTTCTGCTATTGCTTCTAAAAAGGAAATATTGATTTTCGATGAACCGACAAGTGGACTTGACTTAAATAATATGATGAAAGTAAGTGAAAATTTAAAATATCTTCAAAGCTTAGGGATGACTTCTTTTATTATAACCCATGATTTTGAGCTAATAATGGAAGCATGTTCCCATATCATTCATCTGGAGGATGGAAAATTAATTGGAAATTATAAGATTAACGGAGAAAAATTAAGTGAGTTTTTTTTAAATTAA